In the Flagellimonas sp. MMG031 genome, one interval contains:
- a CDS encoding succinate dehydrogenase/fumarate reductase iron-sulfur subunit translates to MKLYLKIWRQKDANSKGAMVDYTLDGVEKDMSFLEMLDILNEDLIAKGEEPVEFDHDCREGICGTCSLMINGRPHGPDSLITACQLHMRSFNDGDEIVIEPWRAKAFPVIKDLITDRSAFDRIQQAGGYISVNTSGRPVDANAIPIEKELADDSFNAATCIGCGACVAACKNASAMLFTSAKVSQFALLPQGQVEAAERVQNMVRQMDLEGFGNCTNTGACEVECPKGISLENIARMNREYLSATLKG, encoded by the coding sequence ATGAAATTATATTTAAAAATATGGCGTCAAAAAGATGCGAACTCCAAAGGAGCGATGGTCGACTACACCCTTGATGGGGTAGAAAAGGACATGTCCTTTTTGGAGATGTTGGATATTTTAAACGAGGATTTGATCGCCAAGGGTGAAGAGCCTGTGGAATTCGACCACGATTGCCGCGAAGGTATCTGTGGTACATGTTCGTTGATGATCAACGGACGTCCGCACGGTCCAGATTCATTGATTACGGCCTGTCAACTGCACATGCGTAGTTTTAATGATGGGGACGAAATCGTAATTGAACCTTGGAGGGCCAAAGCGTTTCCTGTAATCAAGGATTTGATTACTGATCGTAGTGCTTTCGACCGCATCCAACAGGCTGGTGGTTATATTTCCGTAAACACTTCGGGACGACCAGTGGATGCCAACGCCATTCCTATTGAAAAGGAGCTTGCCGATGATTCCTTTAATGCCGCCACTTGTATTGGTTGTGGGGCCTGCGTGGCCGCTTGTAAAAATGCGAGTGCCATGCTGTTTACCTCAGCTAAAGTATCGCAGTTTGCCCTATTGCCACAGGGACAGGTAGAAGCTGCGGAGCGTGTTCAGAACATGGTGCGCCAAATGGATTTGGAAGGATTCGGAAACTGTACCAATACCGGTGCTTGTGAGGTGGAGTGCCCCAAAGGTATTTCTTTGGAGAACATTGCCCGCATGAACCGCGAATACTTATCCGCTACGTTGAAAGGATAA
- a CDS encoding fumarate reductase/succinate dehydrogenase flavoprotein subunit, with protein MGILNSKVPSGPLADKWTKHKNEIDLVNPANKRNIDIIVVGTGLAGGSAAATLAELGYNVKTFCYQDSPRRAHSIAAQGGVNAAKNYQGDGDSVYRLFYDTIKGGDYRSREANVYRLAEVSTNIIDQCVAQGVPFAREYGGLLDNRSFGGVLVSRTFYAKGQTGQQLLLGAYAAMNRQIQRGKIKSYTRHEMLDLVLVDGKARGIIARNLVTGEIERHSAHAVVIASGGYGNLFYLSTYCMGANVMAAWRTHKKGAFFANPCYTQIHPTCIPVSGDHQSKLTLMSESLRNDGRIWVPKKLEDAQAIREGRLKPTELAEEDRDYYLERRYPAFGNLVPRDVASRAAKERCDAGFGVNKTGEAVYLDFDSAIMRYGREKAMTSGMKDADDKTIRELGEKIVEAKYGNLFQMYEKIVDENPYKTPMKIYPAVHYTMGGLWVDYNLQTTIPGCYAAGEANFSDHGANRLGASALMQGLADGYFVLPYTIGDYLSNDIRTGPIPTDSPEFDAAENDVRERIKKLMSGSGIHTVDYYHKKLGKIMWNKCGMSRNEKELKEAIEEIAALRKDFWENVKVPGTPDSKNQELEKAGRVADFLELGELFAKDALHRNESCGGHFREEYQTEEGEALRDDENFKYVAAWEYAGEPKDAKLHKEDLEYENIKVKTRSYK; from the coding sequence ATGGGCATATTGAATTCCAAAGTTCCATCTGGACCCTTAGCGGACAAATGGACCAAGCATAAAAATGAAATTGACCTAGTCAACCCCGCCAACAAGCGGAACATTGATATTATTGTCGTTGGTACTGGATTGGCCGGGGGCTCCGCTGCAGCCACTTTGGCAGAGCTGGGCTACAATGTAAAAACTTTCTGTTATCAAGATTCTCCCAGAAGGGCGCACTCCATTGCAGCCCAAGGAGGCGTGAACGCGGCCAAGAACTATCAAGGGGATGGCGACAGTGTTTACCGTCTTTTCTACGACACCATCAAAGGAGGTGACTACCGTTCCCGAGAGGCCAACGTGTACCGATTAGCGGAAGTATCCACCAATATTATTGACCAATGTGTTGCCCAAGGAGTCCCTTTTGCAAGGGAGTATGGAGGGTTATTGGACAACCGCTCCTTTGGAGGGGTTTTGGTTTCCAGGACCTTCTACGCCAAAGGGCAAACCGGTCAACAGTTGTTGCTGGGCGCATACGCCGCCATGAACCGTCAAATCCAACGAGGCAAAATCAAATCGTACACGCGTCATGAGATGTTGGACTTGGTTTTGGTCGATGGTAAGGCCCGGGGTATTATTGCCAGAAACTTGGTGACCGGTGAAATCGAAAGACATTCTGCGCATGCCGTTGTCATCGCTTCCGGAGGATATGGAAACTTGTTTTACCTTTCCACCTATTGTATGGGTGCCAACGTGATGGCAGCCTGGAGAACACACAAAAAAGGTGCTTTCTTCGCCAACCCATGTTACACACAAATCCACCCGACCTGTATTCCGGTTTCGGGAGACCATCAATCCAAATTGACCTTGATGTCCGAATCACTGCGAAACGATGGACGTATTTGGGTGCCCAAAAAATTGGAAGATGCCCAAGCCATTCGCGAGGGTCGTTTGAAGCCTACTGAATTGGCGGAAGAGGATAGGGATTACTATTTGGAAAGACGTTATCCTGCCTTCGGTAACTTGGTGCCACGGGACGTTGCCTCAAGAGCTGCCAAGGAACGATGCGATGCTGGATTCGGCGTGAACAAAACTGGCGAGGCCGTATACCTCGATTTTGATTCGGCCATAATGCGTTATGGAAGGGAAAAAGCAATGACCTCTGGAATGAAGGATGCAGACGACAAAACCATTCGCGAGCTCGGTGAAAAAATAGTCGAGGCGAAATATGGTAACCTCTTCCAGATGTACGAAAAGATTGTGGACGAAAACCCATACAAAACCCCCATGAAGATCTATCCAGCGGTGCACTACACCATGGGAGGTCTTTGGGTGGATTACAACCTGCAAACCACCATTCCTGGGTGTTATGCCGCAGGAGAGGCCAACTTTAGCGACCACGGCGCCAACCGTTTGGGGGCATCGGCCTTGATGCAGGGTCTGGCCGATGGATATTTTGTGCTTCCATACACCATCGGGGATTATTTGTCCAACGATATTAGAACTGGGCCCATTCCTACCGACTCTCCTGAATTTGATGCCGCCGAAAACGATGTTCGTGAGCGCATCAAAAAATTGATGTCGGGTAGCGGTATCCACACGGTGGATTATTACCACAAGAAATTAGGTAAAATCATGTGGAACAAATGTGGAATGTCCCGAAATGAAAAAGAGCTCAAGGAAGCCATTGAAGAAATCGCCGCATTGCGCAAGGATTTCTGGGAAAACGTAAAAGTTCCCGGAACACCGGATTCCAAGAACCAAGAATTGGAAAAAGCAGGTCGTGTGGCCGATTTCTTGGAACTGGGCGAGTTGTTTGCCAAGGATGCATTGCATAGAAATGAATCCTGTGGAGGACATTTCCGTGAAGAGTATCAAACAGAAGAAGGCGAGGCCCTTCGTGATGACGAAAACTTTAAATACGTGGCCGCTTGGGAGTACGCAGGCGAGCCCAAAGATGCCAAATTGCACAAAGAAGATTTGGAATACGAGAATATCAAAGTAAAGACACGTTCATATAAATAA
- a CDS encoding succinate dehydrogenase cytochrome b subunit, with the protein MSLIKSSLARKYVMALSGLFLVVFLTQHLTINITSVIDPETFNSWSHFMGYNPLVQFVLQPILIAGVIIHFVMGFVLEIQNRKARDVGYVKYNGAANAPWASRNMIYSGLVVLAFLALHFYDFWVHEMAYKYIEANPQDPTRYYAETVEKFAPVWRTVLYAVSFVLLALHLWHGFASSFQSMGVNNKYTAGFKKFAKIFAVVVPLAFAFIAVYHHLNPITH; encoded by the coding sequence ATGAGTTTGATAAAATCTTCGTTGGCCCGAAAGTACGTAATGGCGCTATCGGGTCTTTTTTTGGTTGTTTTTCTCACGCAACATCTTACTATCAACATTACTTCGGTCATTGATCCGGAAACCTTTAACTCCTGGTCCCATTTTATGGGCTACAATCCATTGGTGCAATTTGTACTTCAACCCATTTTGATTGCTGGTGTAATCATCCACTTTGTAATGGGCTTTGTGTTGGAAATCCAGAACAGAAAAGCTAGGGATGTGGGCTATGTAAAGTACAATGGCGCTGCCAATGCACCATGGGCTTCCCGTAACATGATTTACTCAGGTTTGGTGGTATTGGCCTTTTTGGCGTTGCACTTCTACGATTTTTGGGTGCACGAGATGGCCTACAAGTACATCGAGGCCAACCCACAGGACCCAACGCGTTACTACGCCGAAACCGTTGAAAAGTTCGCTCCTGTTTGGAGAACCGTGCTTTATGCGGTATCCTTTGTGCTGCTGGCTCTTCATTTATGGCATGGCTTTGCCTCCTCTTTCCAATCCATGGGTGTAAACAACAAGTACACTGCTGGATTTAAAAAATTTGCTAAAATATTCGCGGTCGTGGTACCCTTGGCCTTTGCATTCATCGCCGTTTACCACCACCTTAACCCAATAACACATTAA
- a CDS encoding RimK family alpha-L-glutamate ligase yields the protein MDVAILSVSLNVYSTARIAEEFERAGHYVEHVDHTKCSVQLGGDRPEIYMGTENITDEFDAIVPRIGTTVTRHGSAIVKQFELNHVFTTAKSLGITRARNKVATLQMMSQKGIPVPKTVFSINPYNVEDQIELLGGAPVIIKLQEGTQGKGVILAESKKSAKSVIDTLYNMNTSILLQEYIAEANGEDLRIIVVGKKIVASMKRTSGLDDFRSNVHRGAAVEAVQLTPREKFIAINATKHLGLGVAGVDLIRSKNGPLLIEVNASPGLQGIEAATGINVAKHIVRYVEKHGRNSRK from the coding sequence ATGGATGTTGCCATTTTATCCGTAAGCCTTAACGTGTATTCCACGGCTAGGATTGCTGAGGAATTTGAGCGGGCCGGGCATTATGTGGAGCATGTGGACCATACCAAATGTTCGGTGCAGTTGGGCGGGGACCGACCCGAGATTTATATGGGAACGGAGAACATCACCGACGAGTTTGATGCCATTGTACCACGAATCGGCACTACGGTAACTCGGCACGGATCGGCCATCGTAAAGCAATTTGAGCTGAACCATGTGTTCACCACCGCCAAATCATTGGGCATCACCCGAGCCCGGAACAAAGTCGCTACCCTACAGATGATGTCCCAAAAAGGCATTCCTGTCCCCAAAACAGTGTTTTCCATCAATCCCTACAATGTAGAGGATCAAATTGAGCTTTTGGGCGGAGCGCCGGTCATTATAAAACTGCAAGAGGGCACCCAAGGCAAAGGTGTGATTCTGGCGGAAAGCAAAAAGTCGGCAAAATCGGTAATCGATACCCTCTACAACATGAACACGAGTATTTTACTCCAAGAATATATTGCCGAGGCCAATGGGGAAGACCTTCGGATTATTGTAGTGGGCAAAAAAATTGTCGCCAGCATGAAACGTACCAGCGGCTTGGACGACTTTAGGTCCAATGTGCACCGAGGAGCCGCAGTGGAAGCCGTACAACTAACACCACGCGAAAAGTTCATAGCCATTAATGCAACCAAACACCTGGGATTGGGCGTAGCAGGTGTGGATTTGATCCGATCAAAAAATGGCCCTTTATTGATTGAGGTGAACGCGTCTCCGGGTCTTCAAGGGATAGAGGCCGCCACGGGTATCAACGTGGCCAAGCACATTGTGCGTTATGTGGAAAAGCACGGAAGAAACAGCCGCAAATAA
- a CDS encoding DUF2721 domain-containing protein has product MELNLSIPALLFPAISLTMLAYNARYLAIAALIRQLHKQFEETSAPPLKQQINQLRTRLGIIKNMQATAIVSFLLAAVTMFLIYVEMRVWANVIFGISLVFLMISLILSLLEVQLSTKALGIQLKNMEK; this is encoded by the coding sequence ATGGAGCTCAACCTTAGTATTCCCGCACTGCTTTTTCCTGCCATTTCGTTGACCATGTTGGCTTACAACGCACGTTACTTGGCCATTGCTGCATTGATCCGCCAGTTGCACAAGCAGTTTGAGGAAACTTCGGCGCCACCTCTAAAACAACAAATCAACCAATTGCGGACGCGATTGGGCATCATCAAGAACATGCAGGCCACTGCCATCGTGAGTTTTTTGTTGGCCGCCGTTACGATGTTCTTGATCTATGTGGAAATGCGGGTCTGGGCCAATGTAATTTTTGGCATCAGTCTGGTTTTTTTGATGATTTCTTTGATCCTTTCCCTTCTAGAAGTACAACTTTCCACTAAAGCCTTGGGGATTCAGCTCAAAAACATGGAGAAATAA
- a CDS encoding aminopeptidase P family protein, translating to MKYTQIDSNLFIKNRKKFVAQMRPKSIAVFNSNDIYPIGADSTLPFEQDRDLFYLSGADQEETILLLFPDAMDAKHREILFVRETNDHIAVWEGAKLTKEKATEVSGIETVYWLTEFDKIFFDLMTEADTIYFNTNEHYRQAVETQTREDRFIEKVKKEYPAHQWAKSNPILQNIRGVKEPEEIELMQRACDITEKGFRRVLEFVKPGVWEHEIEAEYLHEFIRNRSKGFAYSPIIASGNNANVLHYLENNKQVKDGDMILMDLAAEYANYSSDMTRTIPVNGRFTARQKEVYSAVLRVKDEATKMLVPGTLWAEYHKEVGKLMTSELIGLGLLDKADVQNENPDWPAYKKYFMHGTSHHIGLNTHDYGELKKPMKANMVFTVEPGIYIPAEGMGIRLEDDVVIQEKGEPFNLMRNIPIEIEEIEELMNK from the coding sequence ATGAAATACACTCAGATAGACAGCAACCTTTTTATAAAGAACCGTAAAAAATTCGTGGCACAAATGCGGCCAAAGAGCATTGCGGTCTTCAATTCCAACGATATTTATCCCATTGGTGCGGATAGTACCTTGCCTTTTGAGCAGGACCGGGACCTTTTTTATCTGAGCGGTGCTGATCAAGAGGAAACGATTTTGCTTCTCTTTCCCGATGCCATGGATGCCAAGCACAGGGAAATTCTGTTTGTGCGGGAAACCAACGACCATATCGCCGTTTGGGAAGGAGCAAAACTCACCAAGGAAAAAGCAACGGAGGTTTCAGGTATTGAAACAGTGTATTGGCTTACCGAATTTGACAAGATATTTTTTGATTTGATGACGGAGGCGGATACCATCTACTTCAACACCAATGAACATTACCGCCAAGCAGTGGAAACCCAGACTAGGGAAGACCGCTTCATCGAAAAAGTAAAAAAGGAATACCCTGCCCACCAATGGGCCAAAAGCAATCCCATTTTACAGAACATTCGCGGGGTAAAGGAACCAGAGGAAATCGAATTGATGCAGAGGGCCTGCGACATTACCGAAAAAGGGTTTAGAAGGGTGTTGGAATTTGTGAAGCCTGGCGTATGGGAACACGAAATTGAGGCCGAATATCTGCACGAATTTATTCGGAACCGCTCCAAAGGGTTTGCCTACAGTCCCATCATTGCATCGGGCAACAATGCTAACGTGCTCCACTATTTGGAAAATAACAAACAGGTGAAGGACGGCGATATGATCTTGATGGACCTTGCTGCGGAATACGCCAACTACTCCAGCGATATGACCCGTACCATTCCTGTGAACGGAAGATTCACGGCCAGACAGAAGGAAGTGTATAGCGCAGTCCTTCGTGTAAAGGATGAAGCCACTAAAATGTTGGTGCCCGGAACGCTATGGGCCGAATATCACAAGGAGGTCGGAAAACTCATGACCTCCGAACTGATAGGACTTGGATTGTTGGACAAGGCCGATGTGCAAAATGAAAATCCAGACTGGCCTGCCTACAAAAAGTACTTCATGCACGGTACCAGTCACCATATCGGGTTGAATACCCACGATTACGGGGAGTTGAAAAAACCGATGAAAGCCAATATGGTGTTCACGGTGGAGCCCGGTATTTACATTCCTGCCGAGGGAATGGGAATCCGTTTGGAAGATGATGTGGTTATCCAAGAAAAGGGAGAGCCCTTTAATTTGATGCGAAACATCCCCATAGAAATCGAGGAAATCGAGGAATTGATGAACAAATAG
- a CDS encoding cation transporter, which yields MTDQLKLYRTAFALALFTIFYNVAEGIISTYLGLEDESLALFGFGTDSFIEVISGLGIAHMILRIQRNPDSNRDNFERTALRITGVAFYLLVVGLVVSSVYNIWTGHKPLTTFWGVVISTISILVMWILVWWKRKVGRQLNSAPILADANCTLVCVYMSIILLVSSGIYELFKIPYIDSIGTLGLAYFAFSEGKECFEKARSNKHCACD from the coding sequence ATGACGGATCAGCTTAAACTATACCGAACCGCCTTTGCGCTTGCCCTTTTTACCATTTTTTACAATGTGGCGGAAGGGATTATCTCCACCTATCTTGGGCTTGAGGATGAAAGTCTTGCGCTTTTTGGTTTTGGTACGGATAGTTTTATCGAGGTCATTTCAGGTTTGGGCATTGCCCACATGATTCTGCGGATCCAACGAAACCCCGATAGCAACCGTGATAATTTTGAACGAACCGCCCTTCGAATCACTGGCGTAGCATTTTATTTGTTGGTCGTTGGATTGGTGGTATCCAGTGTTTACAATATTTGGACAGGCCACAAACCCTTGACCACTTTTTGGGGTGTTGTCATTTCAACCATTTCCATACTGGTGATGTGGATTTTGGTCTGGTGGAAGCGAAAGGTGGGGCGCCAACTCAATTCAGCTCCTATTTTGGCCGATGCCAACTGTACCTTGGTTTGTGTGTACATGTCGATTATTTTATTGGTCAGCAGCGGTATCTATGAACTTTTTAAGATTCCATATATAGATAGTATAGGTACCTTGGGCTTGGCCTATTTTGCTTTTTCCGAAGGAAAGGAATGCTTTGAAAAGGCAAGGAGCAACAAACATTGTGCTTGCGATTAA
- a CDS encoding class I SAM-dependent methyltransferase produces the protein MNKKEHWETVYGTKTPEEVSWTQEVPQISLELIHSLSLKKNSKIIDVGGGNSKLVDFLLDEGFEDITVLDISGKALERAKKRLGEHANKVTWIETDIISFQPKENYDLWHDRAAFHFLTEPEQIQSYVDLVNEWVKGHVIIGTFSENGPEKCSGLSIKQYSPEQMEATFQKFEKMGCQTENHQTPFGTTQHFLFCRFKRRV, from the coding sequence TTGAATAAAAAAGAACATTGGGAAACAGTTTATGGTACCAAAACGCCGGAGGAGGTCAGTTGGACACAAGAAGTGCCGCAAATTTCGTTGGAACTCATCCATTCCCTGTCCCTGAAAAAGAATTCAAAAATCATAGACGTGGGCGGAGGCAACAGCAAGTTGGTCGATTTTCTGCTCGATGAAGGTTTTGAAGACATCACTGTACTTGATATTTCAGGTAAGGCCTTGGAACGGGCCAAAAAACGATTAGGCGAACACGCCAATAAAGTAACATGGATAGAGACCGATATCATCTCATTCCAACCAAAAGAGAACTACGATTTGTGGCATGACCGTGCTGCTTTTCATTTTTTGACAGAGCCAGAGCAGATTCAATCCTATGTAGATTTAGTGAACGAATGGGTTAAGGGACATGTGATTATCGGTACCTTTTCTGAAAATGGCCCTGAAAAATGCAGTGGTCTTTCCATTAAGCAATACAGTCCTGAACAAATGGAAGCTACTTTCCAAAAGTTTGAAAAAATGGGTTGTCAAACAGAAAACCATCAAACGCCATTTGGTACTACGCAGCATTTTCTCTTCTGCAGATTTAAAAGAAGGGTGTAA
- the brnQ gene encoding branched-chain amino acid transport system II carrier protein, with the protein MKTNYQQPINKKSLTITAFALFSLFFGAGNLVLPPLLGFKSGNLWWLVTLGFCISGVLIPILGIVAHAKLQGTLFDFGKKVSPRFSIIYCYLIYAIAIALPSPRTASVTHEMAIQPFWDAPSWLTSLIYFLLVFVFAINRSKMLDALGKLLTPGILIILVLMIATAVFGFDFELVPSTMDRPFSSGILEGYQTFDAIGAVVVGAVIIISINLKEKTASFEEKRRLIGRAGLWAGIGLFLVYGGLILTGAVFGNTFDAEISRTSLLRGISTATLGSTANLFLSILVSLACFTTAVGIVTGTSDFIKGRFNDSIWAYRITAFLGCVLGVLIGQFNVGYIILVAVPSLMFIYPITIVLILLNAAPSAWSSTRVFRSVVLVTAIFSVPDFLGSLGWGEQIAPFVDWIPLSEHQMGWVLPALVAFVVANLIFGNKPIVQE; encoded by the coding sequence TTGAAAACAAATTATCAACAACCCATCAATAAAAAATCGTTAACGATTACGGCTTTTGCCCTTTTTTCCCTCTTTTTTGGCGCGGGCAACCTTGTTTTACCTCCACTTTTGGGGTTTAAGTCGGGCAATTTATGGTGGCTGGTCACCTTGGGGTTTTGCATTTCGGGAGTACTCATTCCTATTTTGGGCATTGTAGCGCACGCCAAACTGCAGGGCACCTTGTTCGATTTTGGCAAAAAGGTATCGCCCCGTTTCAGTATCATCTACTGCTACCTTATTTATGCCATCGCCATTGCATTGCCATCACCCAGAACCGCTTCGGTAACACACGAAATGGCCATTCAGCCCTTTTGGGATGCTCCCTCTTGGCTCACGAGCCTGATATATTTTCTGTTGGTGTTCGTGTTTGCCATCAATCGCAGTAAAATGCTGGATGCCTTGGGCAAATTATTGACGCCGGGAATCCTCATTATTTTGGTGCTGATGATAGCCACTGCCGTCTTTGGTTTTGATTTTGAACTGGTCCCGTCCACGATGGACCGTCCATTTAGTTCGGGCATATTAGAAGGCTATCAAACCTTTGACGCCATTGGGGCCGTAGTGGTAGGCGCTGTAATCATCATTTCCATCAACCTGAAGGAAAAAACCGCATCGTTCGAGGAAAAGCGAAGACTCATTGGCAGAGCGGGACTTTGGGCGGGCATCGGGCTGTTTTTGGTTTACGGCGGACTTATTCTGACGGGAGCCGTTTTTGGAAATACGTTTGATGCCGAAATCTCTAGAACTAGCCTTTTAAGGGGCATTAGTACGGCAACCTTGGGAAGCACCGCCAATCTTTTCCTGAGTATTTTGGTGAGTTTGGCCTGCTTTACCACCGCCGTTGGTATTGTAACGGGTACCTCGGATTTTATAAAAGGTCGTTTTAACGATTCCATTTGGGCTTACCGCATTACGGCCTTCTTGGGCTGTGTGCTTGGGGTGCTCATTGGTCAGTTTAATGTGGGGTACATAATTTTGGTGGCGGTTCCCTCGCTAATGTTCATCTATCCCATCACCATTGTGTTGATTTTGTTGAACGCCGCTCCTTCGGCCTGGAGTTCGACCAGGGTGTTTCGAAGTGTTGTTCTGGTCACGGCCATTTTTAGTGTTCCCGACTTTCTAGGAAGTTTGGGATGGGGAGAACAAATAGCTCCCTTTGTCGATTGGATTCCGCTAAGCGAACATCAAATGGGATGGGTTTTGCCCGCCCTGGTAGCTTTTGTAGTGGCAAACTTGATTTTTGGAAACAAACCAATAGTCCAGGAATAA
- the thiL gene encoding thiamine-phosphate kinase: MLEDKNQERTSLEELGEFGLIEHLTKNFELQQPSSIIGVGDDAAVMDYNGKKTIVTTDMLVEGVHFDLSYMPLKHLGYKSVMVNLSDVYAMNAMATQVTVSLAISNRFPLEALEEFYEGVALACKLYHVDLVGGDTTSSTRGMIISVTAIGAADENDIVYRKGAKPNDLLVVTGDIGGAYLGLQVLEREKEVFKVNPNSQPDLEPYSYIVERQLKPEARKDIVELLKKLQVKPTSMIDISDGLSSEVIHLCKHSDTGCNVFEDKIPLDPTVISASEEFKMDSTMIALSGGEDYELLFTIDQADFPKIKGNPNLTVIGHMTEKSEGIHLVSRANTKIPITAQGWNSFNK, from the coding sequence ATGCTAGAAGACAAGAATCAAGAACGAACTTCATTGGAAGAATTGGGCGAATTTGGCCTGATAGAACATCTTACCAAAAACTTTGAACTCCAACAGCCTTCCTCCATTATCGGGGTGGGCGACGATGCCGCCGTAATGGATTATAACGGCAAAAAAACCATTGTTACCACCGACATGCTGGTGGAAGGAGTCCATTTTGATTTGAGCTATATGCCCCTAAAGCATCTGGGCTATAAGTCGGTGATGGTGAACCTGTCGGACGTGTATGCCATGAATGCCATGGCCACCCAAGTCACGGTTTCTTTGGCAATCTCCAACAGATTTCCTTTGGAAGCACTTGAAGAGTTTTATGAAGGCGTTGCCTTGGCGTGCAAACTGTACCATGTGGATTTGGTAGGGGGAGATACCACTTCCTCCACACGGGGAATGATCATTAGTGTTACGGCCATTGGCGCGGCAGACGAGAATGACATTGTTTACCGAAAAGGGGCAAAGCCCAACGATTTGTTGGTGGTGACCGGGGATATTGGCGGTGCCTACCTCGGACTTCAGGTTTTGGAGCGGGAGAAGGAAGTTTTTAAGGTCAACCCCAACAGCCAACCCGACCTTGAGCCGTATTCCTACATTGTGGAACGGCAATTAAAGCCAGAAGCCAGAAAAGATATTGTGGAACTGCTCAAAAAACTGCAAGTAAAACCTACCTCCATGATCGATATCAGCGATGGCCTTTCTTCGGAAGTCATCCATTTGTGCAAGCATAGCGATACAGGCTGTAATGTTTTTGAGGATAAAATCCCGTTAGATCCTACGGTAATTTCCGCTTCGGAAGAGTTTAAGATGGATAGCACCATGATTGCCTTGAGCGGCGGAGAGGATTACGAGTTGTTGTTTACCATCGACCAGGCAGATTTCCCAAAAATCAAGGGCAACCCCAATTTAACGGTTATCGGCCACATGACCGAAAAGAGCGAAGGCATCCATTTGGTGAGCAGGGCCAATACCAAGATTCCAATTACCGCACAGGGCTGGAACTCGTTCAACAAATAA
- a CDS encoding iron-sulfur cluster assembly accessory protein, with the protein MIKVSESAKHKVVSLMTEEGFDATTDFVRVGVKSGGCSGLSYELKFDKSAADTDKVFEDNEVRIIVDKKSFLYLVGTTLEYSGGLNGKGFVFNNPNAQRTCGCGESFSL; encoded by the coding sequence ATGATTAAGGTTTCGGAATCGGCCAAGCATAAAGTAGTGTCACTCATGACCGAGGAAGGTTTTGATGCGACCACCGATTTTGTGCGTGTTGGCGTAAAGAGCGGAGGGTGCAGTGGATTGTCTTATGAATTGAAATTTGACAAATCCGCAGCGGATACAGATAAGGTTTTTGAAGATAATGAGGTCAGAATCATTGTGGACAAAAAGAGTTTTCTGTATTTGGTAGGCACCACATTGGAATATTCCGGAGGTTTGAACGGTAAAGGTTTTGTGTTCAACAATCCCAATGCCCAAAGAACCTGCGGATGTGGAGAAAGTTTTTCACTATAA